The Sporolituus thermophilus DSM 23256 genome includes a region encoding these proteins:
- the eno gene encoding phosphopyruvate hydratase encodes MSTIIVDVLAREILDSRGNPTVEVDVVLEDGAVGRAAVPSGASTGAYEAVELRDGEKDRYLGKGVRQAVANVNEVIGPEIVGMDARDQVAIDQALVALDGTLNKGKLGANAILGVSMAVAKAAAASLGLPLYQYLGGFNAKELPVPMMNILNGGKHADNNVDIQEFMIMPVGAVTFGYALRMCAEVYHNLKKVLQERGLSTAIGDEGGFAPNLASNEEALSVIMEAIKRAGYQPGTQIALALDVASTELYRDGKYHLAGEGVVRTAAEMVAYYEDLVAKYPIVSIEDGMAEDDWEGWRLLTERLGGKIQLVGDDLFVTNTERLRRGISEKVANAILIKVNQIGTLTETFDAIEMAKRAGYTCVISHRSGETEDATIADIAVAVNAGQIKTGAPARTDRVAKYNQLLRIEEELGDVAQYRGGEVFYNIRK; translated from the coding sequence ATGTCAACAATTATTGTGGACGTACTGGCCCGGGAAATATTAGATTCCCGCGGCAATCCCACCGTTGAGGTGGATGTGGTGCTCGAAGACGGCGCTGTCGGCCGGGCAGCCGTGCCGTCCGGCGCTTCGACCGGCGCGTATGAGGCTGTTGAGCTGCGGGACGGGGAAAAGGACCGCTACCTTGGCAAAGGGGTACGGCAGGCGGTAGCCAATGTCAATGAGGTTATCGGTCCGGAAATTGTCGGGATGGACGCCCGCGACCAGGTAGCCATCGACCAGGCACTAGTTGCCCTCGACGGCACGCTAAACAAAGGTAAACTGGGCGCCAACGCCATTCTCGGCGTGTCGATGGCCGTGGCCAAAGCAGCCGCCGCTTCGCTCGGCCTGCCGTTGTACCAGTACCTGGGCGGGTTTAACGCCAAAGAGCTGCCGGTGCCGATGATGAATATCCTTAACGGCGGTAAACACGCCGACAACAATGTGGATATTCAAGAATTCATGATTATGCCCGTCGGGGCTGTCACCTTCGGCTACGCCCTGCGCATGTGCGCCGAGGTTTATCACAACCTGAAAAAAGTCCTCCAGGAGCGGGGACTGAGTACGGCCATCGGTGACGAGGGCGGTTTTGCGCCAAATTTGGCGTCCAACGAGGAAGCATTGAGCGTAATTATGGAGGCCATCAAGCGGGCCGGGTATCAGCCGGGAACCCAAATTGCCCTGGCCCTCGACGTGGCCTCAACTGAACTGTATAGAGACGGCAAGTACCACCTGGCCGGCGAGGGCGTCGTCCGTACCGCCGCCGAGATGGTGGCCTATTATGAGGATTTGGTGGCTAAATACCCCATCGTGTCGATTGAGGACGGCATGGCCGAAGACGACTGGGAAGGCTGGCGGCTGCTGACTGAGCGGCTGGGCGGCAAAATCCAGCTTGTCGGCGACGACCTGTTTGTTACCAATACCGAACGCCTCCGCCGCGGCATCAGTGAGAAGGTAGCCAACGCCATTCTCATTAAGGTCAATCAAATCGGTACCCTGACCGAAACTTTCGACGCGATCGAGATGGCCAAGCGGGCCGGTTACACCTGTGTTATTTCGCACCGCTCGGGCGAGACGGAAGATGCCACCATCGCCGATATTGCCGTGGCCGTCAATGCCGGACAGATCAAGACCGGCGCCCCGGCCCGCACCGACCGGGTGGCGAAGTACAACCAGCTGCTGCGCATCGAGGAAGAACTGGGCGACGTAGCCCAGTACCGGGGTGGCGAGGTTTTTTATAACATTAGAAAGTAG